In the genome of Leishmania braziliensis MHOM/BR/75/M2904 contig, possible fusion of chromosomes 20 and 34, one region contains:
- a CDS encoding putative GTP-binding protein, which translates to MKRHGVCNTSGVALTRYSERLRFRTTHYGNGNMATSHQSCCGRRLDFYTGPGKGWCFTSLLPVLRRYCSASSSSTTAVAPVQAHGEDLYVSHYAIPEDAHRLVGTPQLLPRSPAEEVAFKKSLIKSFPQACIRNVSVVAHVDHGKTTLADAMLRFSNLLPADGATGTFTDRLQVEKERGITIKAQTCSVLLTLRETGTQYLVNLIDTPGHVDFQYEVSRSLRASEGAALLVDVRQGVEAQTMAQFYAALEQNLTILPVLTKMDSVMNDAEVEKTLLQLEDSTGLLSREAVLTSAKSKQGIEQLFQHIIDKVPPPRGRAGFSDMKQLPIMHADSAERKQMEKELVPLRALLFDCWTAESSGMTDGAASAPASAATSFSSVSSGTVTASGGQPVAREGIYGLIRVMDGTVTPGTMVTFCHSGKKHEVREVGIIHPTLHPTAALTAGMVGFVFFPGLTKRDVFIGDTLCTLPTRKHTVRVGVSNIPAAELGTEPTATAELASSDSFAVEPIPGFKTVHPVVFAGFYPDEGVYITQLRDAVDLLCVNDPSVTMEQLQCPTLGPGLQLGFLGFLHMQVFKERLLMEFGQTVLVTPPQVQYMYVEQHCDPGDPAQRKPVSVSNWRWPHEGVGAYLEPFVTATVLTPTQYFSEINSAALSSFRGEMQEMRVIDDARTLVRYRMPLADLARGFFSTVKSSSHGYATLEYDDLTYMAADLVKMDIVINKARISALSTICLRHEANTHARRIICSLKENLLRSSVDLPLQALVGSKIITRETVKAYRKDVTAKIHAGDISRKQKKWNDQKKGKERMARRSVGTVTLDQSVLAAAMGATTAR; encoded by the coding sequence ATGAAGCGGCACGGCGTGTGTAACACCAGTGGAGTCGCTCTCACGCGTTATTCCGAGCGGCTGCGCTTTCGGACTACTCACTATGGAAATGGAAACATGGCAACTAGTCACCAGAGTTGCTGTGGACGGCGCCTCGACTTCTACACGGGCCCTGGCAAAGGCTGGTGCTTTACGTCTCTACTTCCAGTGCTCCGAAGgtactgcagcgcctcttcctcttccacaACTGCTGTTGCGCCCGTACAGGCGCACGGGGAAGACCTATACGTATCTCACTACGCCATCCCGGAAGACGCACATCGCCTCGTCGGCACACCGCAGTTGCTGCCACGCAGCCCAGCAGAGGAGGTTGCGTTTAAAAAAAGCTTGATCAAAAGCTTCCCTCAGGCATGCATACGCAACGTGAGTGTGGTGGCGCACGTGGACCATGGCAAAACGACGCTCGCCGACGCCATGCTTCGTTTCTCAAACCTACTGCCGGCTGACGGGGCCACCGGCACCTTCACGGACCGCCTCCAGGTGGAGAAAGAGCGTGGAATTACCATCAAAGCACAGACATGCAGCGTGCTCCTCACCCTGCGTGAGACGGGCACGCAGTACCTAGTGAATCTGATCGACACTCCAGGACACGTGGACTTTCAGTACGAGGTGTCGCGTAGCCTCCGCGCCTCCGAgggtgcggcgctgctggtggacGTTCGACAAGGCGTAGAGGCACAGACCATGGCACAGTTTTACGCGGCACTTGAACAGAATCTCACAATCTTACCGGTGCTGACGAAGATGGACAGTGTGATGAACgacgcggaggtggagaagacgctgctgcagctggaggacAGCACCGGGCTGCTTAGCCGCGAAGCTGTACTGACGAGCGCGAAGAGTAAGCAAGGCATCGAGCAACTCTTCCAGCACATCATTGACAAAGTGCCGCCCCCACGTGGCCGCGCAGGCTTCTCTGACATGAAGCAGCTTCCAATCATGCACGCCGATAGTGCTGAGCGGAAGCAGATGGAAAAAGagctggtgccgctgcgcgctTTGCTATTTGACTGCTGGACTGCCGAGAGCAGTGGTATGACTGACGGGGCCGCATCGGCGCCGGCGAGCGCGGCTACTTCGTTTTCCTCGGTCTCCTCTGGAACGGTCACTGCCTCAGGCGGCCAACCTGTGGCGAGGGAGGGCATCTACGGACTCATTCGTGTCATGGATGGTACCGTCACACCAGGCACTATGGTCACCTTCTGCCACTCCGGGAAGAAGCACGAGGTGCGCGAGGTGGGCATCATCCACCCCACGCTACATCCAACTGCCGCTCTTACTGCTGGTATGGTCGGCTTTGTCTTCTTCCCTGGGCTGACCAAGAGAGACGTTTTCATCGGCGACACCCTCTGTACACTGCCGACACGCAAGCACACAGTAAGGGTGGGGGTGAGCAACATCcctgcggcggagctgggcacTGAACCCACCGCGACCGCAGAGCTGGCGAGCAGCGACTCGTTTGCAGTGGAGCCGATCCCTGGCTTCAAGACAGTGCACCCTGTCGTCTTTGCAGGCTTCTACCCCGACGAAGGCGTCTAcatcacgcagctgcgcgatgcAGTGGATCTCCTGTGCGTCAATGACCCCTCCGTCACgatggagcagctgcagtgcccAACACTCGGCCCCGGGCTGCAGCTGGGCTTTCTCGGCTTCCTTCACATGCAGGTCTTCAAGGAGCGGCTGCTCATGGAGTTTGGACAGACAGTGCTCGTCACACCGCCGCAGGTGCAGTACATGTACGTGGAGCAGCACTGCGACCCTGGCGACCCGGCGCAACGAAAACCTGTCTCCGTCAGCAACTGGCGGTGGCCGCACGAAGGCGTCGGGGCGTACCTCGAGCCGTTCGTTACCGCAACAGTGCTGACCCCAACCCAGTACTTCAGCGAGATCAACAGCGCTGCGCTCAGTTCCTTTCGAGGCGAGATGCAGGAGATGCGCGTGATCGACGATGCCCGCACCTTGGTGCGGTACCGTATGCCCTTGGCCGACCTCGCTCGCGGCTTCTTCTCGACGGTAAAGAGCAGCTCGCACGGGTACGCCACGCTGGAGTACGATGACCTCACCTACATGGCCGCCGACCTCGTGAAGATGGACATCGTCATCAATAAGGCACGCATCTCCGCACTGTCGACAATTTGCCTGCGCCATGAAGCCAACACGCATGCCCGGCGCATCATCTGCTCTCTCAAGGAGAACCTGCTCCGCTCCTCCGTCGACCTGCCActgcaggcgctggtggGGAGCAAGATCATTACCCGCGAGACTGTCAAGGCGTACCGCAAGGATGTCACAGCAAAGATACACGCCGGAGATATTTCACGCAAGCAGAAGAAGTGGAACGACCAGAAGAAGGGCAAGGAACGCATGGCTCGCCGGAGTGTCGGTACCGTGACACTGGACCAAAGCGTGCTCGCGGCCGCCATGGGGGCAACCACTGCACGGTAG